In one window of Lewinella sp. 4G2 DNA:
- a CDS encoding T9SS type A sorting domain-containing protein, which yields MRSLIFVLLLAGPFLAAQEVFLERDGIVRVDLESTACDLGQWEVHDTLPGAIGGSYLEFRGPNFFNTPGNSTLNYKVRITTVGTYLFRWHSRITEPGETTDFNDSWLRCPDADDFFARVGNRTVYPRGTGRTPNPEGSSSNGWFKAYQNRADAWNWRVSTSDNDPHDIFMTFNTPGDYTVQISGRSFGHAIDRFVLVHSSASVATATSLSAPESERATVSLNTIDTGQLRVFPVPVRDYLNVELPTALAAGNYELEVRDVTGRSVTLREVRLEANQPFRLATDNYASGTYLVILRAPGWVFTAPFTK from the coding sequence ATGCGTTCATTAATCTTCGTTTTACTGCTGGCCGGCCCCTTCCTCGCCGCTCAGGAAGTGTTTCTTGAGCGCGACGGTATCGTCCGCGTTGATTTGGAATCAACCGCGTGTGACCTGGGCCAGTGGGAGGTCCACGATACGCTACCAGGCGCCATCGGGGGGAGTTACCTGGAGTTTCGGGGGCCCAACTTCTTCAATACCCCGGGCAATTCTACCCTGAACTACAAGGTCCGGATCACGACCGTTGGGACCTACCTTTTCCGCTGGCACAGCCGCATCACCGAGCCGGGGGAAACGACGGACTTTAATGACTCCTGGTTACGCTGCCCGGACGCGGACGATTTCTTTGCCCGCGTAGGCAACCGCACGGTCTACCCCCGGGGTACCGGCCGTACGCCCAACCCCGAAGGCTCCAGCAGCAACGGTTGGTTCAAAGCCTACCAAAACCGGGCGGATGCCTGGAACTGGCGGGTATCCACGAGCGATAATGACCCCCACGATATTTTTATGACCTTCAATACCCCGGGCGATTACACCGTGCAGATCTCCGGCCGCTCATTTGGCCACGCCATCGACCGTTTCGTCCTCGTTCATTCTTCCGCTTCGGTCGCGACGGCCACTTCGCTTTCCGCACCGGAGTCCGAACGGGCTACGGTTTCCCTGAATACGATCGATACCGGTCAGTTACGGGTCTTCCCCGTTCCGGTGCGGGACTACCTGAACGTAGAATTACCCACCGCGCTAGCTGCGGGTAATTATGAGTTGGAGGTGCGGGACGTTACGGGCCGGTCAGTTACGTTGCGGGAGGTACGTCTGGAGGCAAATCAACCGTTCCGTTTGGCCACTGATAATTACGCATCCGGCACTTACCTCGTCATCCTGCGGGCGCCAGGGTGGGTGTTTACGGCACCGTTTACCAAGTAG
- a CDS encoding hybrid sensor histidine kinase/response regulator transcription factor, with the protein MQQRFPLLPALLIRSFLCGWLLFCLAVLPAQDQASASFRHLGKRDGLAQSSVFAVAQDSTGFLWFATRDGLSRYDGYRFITHRPDTVAGPAGNDVRSLYVDPVTHDLWAGTLAGLSHYDATTNTFKSYHNDADDPHSLTAATVRTMLRDSHGNFWVGSSRGLNRYRPQTDDFERFYPGAPEVDLPANNISFLIEDEDGSLLVGTRAGLYRLGAAAGAGLSRVDAIGQRRLTSIARGDAGKFWIGTYEDGLLEWDARTGTVTTLAHDENDPNSLSHNNVRTLVRAPNGELWVGTFAGLNRLRAAEGAFVRYLSVSGQPGSLRDNSIRSLLVSRAGSLWVGTYYAGVHQLNERYNYFTNYRHDAYRNSLSGKVVSSFAATPEGNLWIGTEGGGLNYLDRSTGAFRHYQEAAAGENGLSGNNVKQLLLDGEDLWIGTYRRGLNRLNVKTGKFTHFRHRPEDANSLASDNVYGIHREGDLLWVLTFGGGLDILNLRDGTITHHRAGNRRGRLCSDLTRAILPSGDGGMWIGTEEGLSFAETGPDGYPINFRTELRDEKIYALHGAANGDFWVGTFSNGLYRRAPGTNDFQHYDESDGLAGNTVFGILEAEGGILWVSTDNGLSRFDPARGNFTNFDASHGLANLEYNFNAAFRMADGEMLFGGLNGFTRFSPEGLTPNNYIPPVVITRLLRNNDEEVVDPEGILPQSIDRTTSITFPYDDAAFVLEFAALDYFSPENNRYAYRMEGLDRGWNYATGAGRASYTIQREGDYTFQLRGANSDGVWNDEVRELKITVLPPAWRTWWAYLSYLLLAGALLFALINFLRMRHKIQLQQIAEQQQQELVETKLRFFTNITHEFRTPLTLILAPLKQLVQDGSHSPDVSRQLSLINRNAQRLLDLVNQVLTFRKLVTDHEPVTVTENDAATFLEDVYDSFRETARLRNIEYRLENRAGETTVWLDRDKMDKVLFNLISNAFKFTPDGGKILVLLEETDDRITVRVRDSGPGVAADIREDIFKRFYEKSAGQFSTIKSSGIGLAISRQMVGLHHGKIYVAEPTEQGGAEFVVELRRGHQHFTADEKEARKQILEGLSQLDRRDADVKVPLATEPVVNTQDLPEADPVTLLVVEDNPEIREYVTSIFSSRYRVLTAENGRTGLAAAKSFAPDIILSDVMMPEMDGLEFCHAVKTDLSISHIPVVLLTARTAEPFRIEGLRTGADDYITKPFHPEELQLRLQNIVRSRRQARDKFARVLSLDPKAVTITNLDEDFLQQAMEVVEAEMENPNFKVDDFAGKLAVSRSLLFTKIKALTGQTPNNFVKTVRLKRAAQLLTDGQLNVSQAAYAVGFKDPKYFRRCFKAQFNELPSTYGKAEKT; encoded by the coding sequence TTGCAACAGCGTTTTCCTCTTTTGCCGGCCCTGCTGATCCGCTCTTTCCTGTGCGGTTGGCTACTATTTTGCCTGGCGGTATTGCCGGCGCAGGATCAGGCTTCGGCGTCCTTCCGGCACCTGGGGAAGCGGGATGGTTTGGCGCAGTCCAGCGTCTTCGCCGTTGCGCAGGATAGCACGGGCTTCCTCTGGTTTGCCACCCGTGATGGGCTGAGTAGGTACGATGGGTACCGATTCATCACCCACCGGCCGGATACCGTGGCGGGGCCGGCGGGAAACGACGTGCGTTCCCTTTACGTGGACCCCGTCACGCACGATCTCTGGGCGGGCACCCTGGCTGGCCTGAGCCATTACGACGCCACGACCAATACGTTCAAGAGCTACCATAATGACGCTGACGATCCGCACAGCCTTACTGCCGCCACCGTGCGGACGATGCTACGGGATAGCCACGGCAACTTTTGGGTCGGTTCTTCCCGCGGCCTCAACCGCTACCGGCCGCAGACGGACGACTTCGAACGCTTTTACCCCGGCGCTCCGGAGGTAGACCTGCCCGCAAACAACATTTCCTTTCTGATCGAGGACGAGGATGGCAGCCTACTGGTGGGTACGCGTGCCGGTTTGTACCGTTTGGGCGCTGCCGCAGGTGCCGGGTTAAGTAGGGTAGACGCCATCGGGCAACGGCGGTTGACCTCCATTGCCCGGGGCGATGCCGGCAAATTCTGGATTGGAACCTACGAGGATGGTTTGTTGGAGTGGGATGCCCGCACGGGTACGGTCACCACATTGGCCCACGACGAAAACGACCCGAATTCCTTGTCGCACAACAACGTTCGGACGCTCGTGCGGGCACCAAACGGTGAACTGTGGGTAGGCACTTTTGCGGGACTGAACCGGCTGCGAGCCGCAGAAGGCGCTTTCGTCCGCTACCTCAGCGTATCGGGTCAACCGGGATCCTTACGGGACAATTCGATCCGCTCATTGCTCGTCAGCCGGGCGGGGAGCCTGTGGGTGGGGACCTACTACGCCGGCGTGCACCAATTGAACGAGCGGTATAACTACTTTACGAATTACCGCCACGATGCTTACCGAAATTCACTGAGTGGCAAAGTCGTCAGTTCCTTCGCCGCCACTCCGGAGGGTAACCTCTGGATCGGCACCGAGGGTGGGGGGTTGAACTACCTGGACCGGTCCACCGGCGCGTTTCGCCACTACCAGGAAGCCGCTGCGGGAGAGAATGGCCTGAGTGGTAACAACGTCAAACAACTACTGCTCGACGGGGAAGATCTGTGGATCGGAACCTACCGCCGCGGCCTCAACCGTTTGAACGTCAAGACGGGGAAGTTCACCCACTTCCGCCACCGGCCGGAAGATGCCAACTCCCTGGCGTCTGATAATGTGTACGGCATCCACCGGGAGGGCGATCTGCTCTGGGTCCTCACCTTTGGTGGTGGATTGGACATTCTAAACCTGCGGGACGGCACCATCACCCACCACCGCGCCGGTAACCGTAGGGGCCGCCTTTGTTCGGATCTGACGCGGGCCATCTTACCCTCCGGCGACGGGGGGATGTGGATTGGCACCGAAGAAGGGCTCAGTTTTGCGGAGACCGGGCCCGACGGCTACCCCATCAATTTCCGTACCGAGTTACGCGACGAAAAGATCTACGCCCTCCACGGTGCCGCAAATGGTGACTTCTGGGTGGGTACTTTTAGCAATGGTCTCTACCGCCGCGCTCCGGGTACCAATGATTTTCAGCATTACGATGAGTCGGACGGTCTGGCGGGCAATACGGTATTTGGCATCCTTGAAGCGGAAGGGGGCATCCTGTGGGTGAGTACCGATAATGGCCTTTCCCGTTTCGATCCCGCACGGGGGAACTTCACCAATTTCGACGCTTCACACGGCCTCGCCAACCTGGAGTACAACTTTAATGCCGCCTTCCGGATGGCGGACGGGGAGATGCTGTTCGGTGGCCTGAATGGGTTTACCCGCTTTTCTCCCGAGGGCTTAACACCCAATAATTACATCCCACCGGTAGTCATCACCCGGCTGCTGCGGAATAACGACGAAGAGGTAGTCGATCCGGAGGGCATCCTCCCGCAGAGTATTGACCGCACGACCTCCATCACCTTTCCGTACGACGACGCGGCCTTCGTGCTAGAATTTGCCGCGCTGGATTACTTCAGCCCGGAGAATAACCGTTACGCCTACCGAATGGAGGGTCTTGACCGTGGCTGGAACTATGCCACCGGTGCCGGCCGCGCGAGCTACACCATCCAGCGCGAGGGTGACTATACCTTTCAGCTCCGGGGTGCCAATAGCGACGGTGTGTGGAATGACGAGGTGCGGGAACTAAAAATCACGGTGCTGCCCCCCGCCTGGCGAACTTGGTGGGCCTACTTATCCTACCTACTGCTGGCCGGCGCCTTACTGTTTGCGTTGATCAACTTCCTGCGGATGCGGCACAAAATCCAGTTGCAACAGATCGCCGAACAACAGCAGCAGGAACTGGTGGAAACCAAACTGCGATTCTTTACCAACATCACCCACGAGTTCAGGACGCCGCTGACACTGATCCTGGCGCCACTGAAGCAACTGGTGCAAGATGGTAGCCATTCGCCGGACGTCAGCCGCCAACTTTCCCTCATCAATCGCAACGCCCAGCGTTTGCTGGACCTCGTCAACCAGGTCCTTACTTTCCGTAAGCTGGTGACGGACCACGAACCGGTGACGGTTACCGAGAACGACGCCGCGACGTTCCTGGAGGATGTATACGATTCCTTCCGCGAAACGGCCCGCCTGCGGAACATTGAATACCGCCTGGAAAATCGCGCTGGGGAAACGACCGTTTGGTTGGACCGGGATAAAATGGATAAGGTCCTTTTCAACCTGATTTCCAACGCCTTCAAGTTTACGCCGGATGGTGGAAAGATTTTGGTATTACTGGAGGAGACCGACGACAGGATCACCGTACGGGTGAGGGACAGTGGCCCCGGGGTGGCTGCCGACATTCGGGAAGACATCTTCAAACGCTTCTACGAGAAATCGGCGGGGCAATTTTCCACGATCAAGAGTTCCGGCATTGGCCTGGCTATCTCCCGGCAGATGGTGGGACTTCACCACGGGAAAATTTATGTAGCTGAGCCTACGGAACAAGGCGGTGCGGAGTTCGTCGTGGAGCTACGCCGCGGCCACCAGCACTTTACTGCGGATGAGAAGGAAGCGCGGAAGCAGATCCTGGAGGGCCTCTCCCAATTAGACCGGCGGGACGCCGACGTTAAAGTTCCGCTGGCCACCGAGCCTGTGGTAAACACGCAAGACTTACCGGAGGCAGACCCCGTCACCCTGCTCGTGGTGGAGGACAACCCTGAAATACGCGAGTACGTCACGAGCATTTTCTCCAGCCGTTATCGGGTGCTCACGGCGGAGAACGGACGCACGGGGCTGGCTGCGGCTAAATCGTTTGCACCGGACATTATCCTCAGCGACGTGATGATGCCCGAGATGGACGGCCTCGAGTTTTGCCACGCGGTGAAGACTGACCTATCCATCAGTCACATTCCAGTGGTACTGCTCACGGCGCGCACCGCGGAACCCTTCCGGATCGAGGGCTTGCGGACGGGGGCGGATGATTACATCACCAAGCCTTTCCACCCGGAGGAGTTGCAATTGCGGCTGCAGAATATTGTACGGTCCAGGCGGCAGGCCCGTGATAAGTTTGCTCGTGTACTTTCCCTGGACCCCAAAGCGGTTACCATTACGAACCTAGATGAAGACTTCCTGCAACAGGCCATGGAGGTCGTCGAGGCAGAAATGGAGAACCCCAATTTCAAGGTGGATGACTTCGCCGGGAAGCTGGCCGTGAGCCGCTCCCTGCTCTTCACGAAGATCAAAGCGCTGACGGGGCAGACCCCGAATAACTTCGTCAAGACCGTCCGGTTAAAGCGCGCCGCCCAGTTGTTGACGGACGGGCAGTTGAACGTCTCCCAGGCCGCCTATGCGGTTGGGTTTAAGGACCCGAAGTACTTCCGCCGTTGCTTCAAGGCGCAATTCAATGAATTGCCTTCGACCTACGGAAAGGCGGAAAAAACGTAG
- a CDS encoding sulfatase-like hydrolase/transferase, producing the protein MYLTRRYLFCILAIIGAFSSLMAQSTGAERPNVIFILTDDQRFDALGYAGNELIHTPEMDRLAEEGTYFSHAMVTTPICAASRASILSGVYERSHRFNFQTGDIQDDYLGPAYPTVLRENGYHTGFYGKYGVRYPHQDRMFDEYETYDRNNAYNDRRGYYYKTLGGDTVHLTRYTGQQGLDFVEKNAGGPKPFCLQLSFSAPHAHDRAEEQYFWQEITAPLLASTNIPAPALSAQKYFDLLPEPVRKGFNRKRWTWRYDTPEKYQHSVKGYYRMLSGIDLEIGKLRAKLEEKGIADNTVIILMGDNGYFLGERQLAGKWLMYDNSVRVPLIIHDPRAGQHVESDEMALNIDVPATILDLAGVAPPPSYQGQTLLPVVRGQAEQLSDREVVLIEHLWDFDDIPPSEGVRTKDWKYLRYVDDHRREELYHLKKDPLESNNLVDEPKHRGLVTMLRRQCNELIDRYSDDYSAAPQNLSLEFIRDPATVVLRDPEPEFAWVVPHGTGMQTAYQILVASSSTNLENNRGDVWDSKKVRSNQNVGIEYAGPALQKGRQYWWKVRVWDGANRLSRYAQAQQFNGPDPVTDNLIALSSDGAATKGDAGGRYLTSENIFQLHRVQPVLVEQRGDVTFVDFGKHGFANMELTHTARRDGELTIEIGEKLKNGKLDPEPGGHIRYQKMQLPVRKGTHTYTLPIVPDERNTKPLAVHLPDSIPVLMPFRYCAVAGAGQGLSKTDFTQLVYTSFWDEDASYFTSDNSVLNQVWELCRYSMKATSFANLYVDGDRERIPYEADAYLQQLSHYSTDREYAIGRRTIEYFMEYPTWPTEWQQHVPLMFHADYMYTGDTELIEKYYDDLKHKALLELVGEDDLVSSTRVTPAFMKKLGFGDRKDKLKDIVDWPPPNWQGNPDVPGERDGFVFMDNNTVINALFYKNMLIMSEFADLLGKTDEALEFKIRALKVKQAVNNTLLDRERGRYVDGEGTDHASVHANMFPLAFGMVPEAYRESVGAYIKSRGMACSVYGSQYLLEALYQAGMDDYALDLMADTTGKRNWYNMLREGSTVTMEAWGYQFKPNLDWNHAWGGTPANIIPRQLWGIQPKTPGYGVATIHPQLGDLKSTTIKVPTLRGPILGEYRWYSPRRQVYTITVPGNMVAEFGLDNWNAASYTHNGKLVPSAFGVIQLQPGEHQIEVQRNDS; encoded by the coding sequence ATGTACCTGACTCGACGCTACCTTTTCTGTATCCTGGCCATCATTGGGGCTTTTAGCTCCCTGATGGCGCAATCCACGGGGGCGGAGCGGCCCAACGTGATCTTCATCCTGACGGACGATCAGCGGTTCGACGCGCTGGGTTACGCCGGCAACGAACTCATCCACACCCCGGAAATGGATCGTTTGGCGGAGGAGGGCACCTACTTCAGCCACGCGATGGTGACGACGCCGATCTGCGCGGCCAGCCGGGCCAGCATCCTTTCGGGCGTCTACGAACGGTCGCACCGCTTCAATTTCCAGACCGGGGACATTCAGGACGATTACCTGGGGCCGGCCTACCCTACCGTGCTGCGGGAAAATGGCTACCACACGGGCTTTTACGGGAAGTACGGCGTCCGCTACCCCCACCAGGACCGGATGTTCGACGAGTACGAGACCTACGACCGCAACAATGCCTACAACGACCGCCGGGGCTACTACTACAAGACGTTGGGTGGCGATACCGTCCACCTTACCCGTTACACTGGTCAGCAGGGGCTCGACTTCGTGGAGAAGAATGCGGGTGGGCCCAAACCCTTCTGCCTCCAGCTTTCCTTTTCGGCACCCCACGCGCACGACCGGGCCGAGGAACAATATTTCTGGCAGGAAATCACTGCCCCTTTGTTGGCTTCGACCAATATCCCCGCACCTGCGTTGAGCGCCCAAAAATACTTCGACCTGCTGCCAGAACCCGTCCGCAAAGGCTTCAACCGTAAGCGTTGGACGTGGCGCTACGATACCCCCGAGAAGTATCAGCACAGCGTGAAGGGCTACTACCGGATGCTCTCTGGCATCGACCTGGAGATCGGTAAACTGCGGGCCAAACTGGAAGAAAAAGGCATCGCCGACAATACCGTTATCATCCTCATGGGCGACAATGGCTACTTCCTCGGGGAACGTCAACTGGCCGGCAAGTGGCTGATGTACGATAACTCCGTGCGGGTGCCCCTCATCATTCACGACCCGCGCGCCGGCCAGCACGTGGAGAGCGACGAAATGGCGCTAAATATTGACGTGCCAGCTACCATCCTGGACCTGGCCGGGGTCGCGCCACCCCCCTCCTACCAGGGGCAGACCTTACTACCGGTCGTGCGCGGGCAAGCGGAACAACTGAGCGACCGGGAGGTCGTCCTGATCGAACACCTCTGGGATTTCGATGACATCCCCCCGAGTGAAGGCGTACGCACCAAAGACTGGAAATACCTCCGCTACGTGGATGATCACCGCCGGGAAGAACTGTACCATCTGAAGAAAGACCCTCTGGAATCTAATAACCTGGTGGACGAACCTAAACACCGGGGGCTCGTCACTATGCTCCGCAGGCAATGCAACGAATTGATCGACCGCTACAGCGATGACTATTCCGCCGCGCCACAGAATCTTTCCCTGGAATTCATCCGCGATCCGGCTACCGTCGTTCTTCGCGACCCCGAACCTGAGTTCGCCTGGGTGGTGCCCCACGGAACCGGGATGCAAACGGCCTACCAGATCCTCGTCGCCTCCTCTTCCACCAATCTGGAGAACAACCGCGGCGACGTCTGGGACAGTAAAAAGGTCCGGTCCAACCAAAACGTCGGGATTGAATACGCAGGCCCGGCCCTTCAAAAAGGCAGACAATACTGGTGGAAGGTTCGCGTGTGGGACGGTGCAAACCGCCTCAGTCGCTACGCGCAGGCCCAACAATTTAACGGTCCGGACCCCGTGACGGACAACCTCATTGCGCTCTCCAGCGACGGCGCGGCCACGAAGGGCGACGCCGGTGGCCGCTACCTCACCAGCGAAAACATCTTCCAACTCCACCGCGTGCAACCAGTGCTGGTCGAGCAGCGGGGCGACGTTACTTTCGTCGACTTCGGTAAGCACGGATTCGCCAACATGGAGCTCACCCACACCGCCCGCCGCGACGGGGAGTTAACCATTGAGATCGGCGAGAAGCTAAAGAACGGCAAGCTCGATCCGGAACCCGGGGGGCACATTCGTTACCAGAAGATGCAACTGCCCGTCCGCAAGGGTACCCACACGTACACCTTACCGATCGTCCCCGACGAACGGAATACGAAACCGCTGGCCGTCCACCTGCCCGACAGCATTCCCGTCCTGATGCCCTTCCGCTATTGCGCGGTCGCGGGTGCCGGGCAAGGACTGAGTAAAACGGACTTTACCCAACTAGTTTACACCAGCTTTTGGGATGAGGACGCCAGCTATTTCACTTCGGATAATTCGGTACTAAATCAGGTATGGGAACTCTGCCGTTACAGCATGAAGGCCACCTCCTTCGCCAACCTCTACGTGGACGGTGACCGGGAGCGGATTCCCTACGAAGCGGATGCCTACCTCCAGCAACTCAGCCATTATTCGACCGACCGGGAGTACGCCATCGGCCGACGCACCATTGAATACTTCATGGAGTACCCAACCTGGCCGACGGAGTGGCAGCAACACGTCCCGCTCATGTTCCACGCCGACTATATGTACACGGGCGATACCGAGCTGATTGAAAAGTATTACGACGACCTGAAGCACAAGGCCCTCCTTGAACTCGTCGGGGAGGACGACCTGGTGAGTTCTACCCGCGTCACCCCGGCCTTCATGAAAAAGCTGGGCTTCGGCGACCGGAAGGATAAGTTGAAGGACATCGTCGATTGGCCCCCACCCAACTGGCAGGGGAACCCGGACGTCCCCGGCGAACGGGATGGTTTTGTCTTCATGGATAATAACACGGTGATCAACGCCCTCTTTTACAAGAACATGCTGATCATGTCCGAATTCGCCGACCTGCTCGGGAAGACGGACGAGGCCCTGGAATTCAAGATCCGTGCCCTGAAGGTCAAACAGGCCGTCAACAATACCCTGCTCGACCGCGAACGGGGCCGCTACGTGGACGGGGAAGGGACGGACCACGCTTCCGTCCACGCCAACATGTTCCCCCTCGCATTCGGGATGGTGCCGGAGGCCTACCGGGAATCCGTCGGGGCCTACATCAAAAGCCGGGGCATGGCCTGTTCCGTCTACGGCTCCCAGTACCTCCTGGAGGCCCTCTACCAGGCGGGGATGGACGATTACGCCCTGGATCTCATGGCCGACACCACCGGCAAACGCAATTGGTACAATATGCTGAGGGAGGGCTCCACCGTCACGATGGAAGCCTGGGGCTACCAGTTCAAACCCAACCTGGATTGGAACCACGCCTGGGGCGGCACCCCGGCGAACATCATCCCCCGCCAATTATGGGGCATTCAGCCAAAAACGCCGGGCTACGGCGTGGCAACCATCCACCCCCAGTTGGGTGACCTGAAGTCGACGACCATCAAGGTGCCGACGTTGCGGGGGCCGATCCTGGGAGAGTATCGGTGGTATTCGCCGCGGCGGCAGGTGTACACGATCACGGTGCCGGGGAATATGGTGGCGGAGTTTGGCTTGGATAACTGGAACGCAGCTTCCTACACCCACAATGGGAAGCTGGTGCCCTCGGCATTTGGGGTGATCCAGTTACAACCGGGTGAACACCAAATTGAGGTACAGCGCAATGACTCCTAA